AGGAGTACCTCGCACTGCTACTCACTGAGAACCAATCAGACCTGCGCACCGGGAAGTGATCGAGCAGTCCCCGCGACATCGTCACCGAACTGGCAAGCGATCAACGCTAATGAACTACGAACTCAGTTCCTGCCGGATCGAGAGTTGGCCCTGGAGCCACGTCAAACGTAGATTTCCAGCCGGCTACGTCCGAGGAGAATGCTCGTTTCACGCGGGGAGTGGAGCGCGCCCGGAGAGATTCGAACTCCCAACCTTCTGATCCGTAGTCAGATGCTCTATCCGTTGAGCTACGGGCGCCCGCAGCCATTGTAGCCATGCGATGGTCGGGTCTAGCCTCCCGCCCGATAATGCCACTGAAACTGTGCTCTGCGAACGGGGACAGCGGCGGCGGTCGGGCTCAACTTTGCGAAAGCAACTGGTCCCGAGCGATCTCGCGTTCAGCCAAGATTTGCTGAACTCGAGCCGCGCTCGACTGCCGTTCGGGGCAATATGCTGCCGCTACCAGCGGCGCTAGATCTGCTCGGTAGTCGTGTCCCAGTGAGCGGAACACCCCCGACTGCGACTGTGTTGCGTAGGCAACGTCGAGTAAGACCTGCTGCCAGGTCCAAATCGGCACCCACGACATATCTGGCGGAACATTGCGGCCACGGGGAGCTCGGGATAGCCAATGCGGTTGCGACCGTATGAGTTGCCGCTCAAACCTGGTCACTGGATCCGCATCATGGTCCAGGAACCATAGTTGGCAGTCAGCAGGCGGTTGGGCGGGCAACTCTTCCCAACGGTCAACGTGTACTACGTGGGGGTTATCGGCCAACTGATCGCGCAGTTCGGTGCCACCAGGGCTACCCACAAACAGTGCACTGTCGATTCCCATAACTGCGGCTTCTTCTTCATCAACCAGATTCGGGGTACGAGTCAGTGCCACTTGCGCGATATGAGCACCCAGACTTTCGCCGTAAAGGTGGAGTTGGGGCCGCCGCGGTGACTCTTCGATGCGGACACGGATTCGATCGAGCAACAACCGGTAGCCGTCGGCGGCATCCGGGATCCGATCGACGGAAAACATCGATGGCAGCACGCCGTACTGCAGGACTACCGAAGCGCAATCGCCTGCCGAATAGATTTCTAGCGCCTCTACTGGGACCGAGTTGGCATAGCCGGATCCCGCGGGGCAGATCGCCAGTAGATGTTTCCGATCAAAGGCACCGAGACGTTCCAGTTCGGCCATCGCCAGATCCACTCGCGCAGATAGCGTCGCCTCCGAATCGATACCAACAAAGATGCGCAACGGTTCCTGGACCGTTTCAGCCCCGTATTCCTCTAGCTCCTTGCGAGAGACCCGCCAGTGGACGAACCTGCGGCCCTCGCGGCTCAGGGTGTCATAGCGGACTAGGGATTCATCGCCGCCGGAAACGTAGGGATTCGAGGGGGCAGCAGTCAGCGCTGAGTCGGCCGCCTTACCCTCGGCGATCAGATGCGCCTTGGTTCGACGGGCCAATGCCCGACCCGCCACGATTGTGGTGCCTGCCAACACCGCGGACTCCGCAGCCGACCACAGCACCCGAGGGCCGCCAAATCGTTCTGACAACCGGTCGGCTACTCGATTGATTCCCCGACTCGTCACGGTGGCGGCAAGGGTGAGACCGGCAGCGGCGGCCACTCCCGCGCCTGCACCGAGCACCGGGCTGCCGGAACTGTCTCCCCACTCGGTGTGGGCCTCGGCATGAGCATGAAGATTTCGTCGACTTCTCACCAGCGCCAGACTCGCGCTGCCGACAACGACAGCAGTACCCAACAACGGCCCTACTCGCTCACCCAGTGGACCGCGCCGAACGAGTGCTCCGACAGCGGCACCAGCTACCGCACCAGTGGTCGCCATCATCCCGGTCACCAGTGCTTGGTGCAGGGTGGACCGGGGGGTGAGACTTGGTCGCAACGAGGCAGCGCCAGCGGTGGCAATACCTGACGCAGCCCCGACGGCGGCAGCTCCGGTGGTGGACATGTCTTGATTCTGCCCGCTACCGGTCGGCCGTTCCCAACAGGGTCGGAATATCGCCATGGACCTCTAGCCCAGCCACCTCGCCGGTATCTTCCATGAGAAGTTCGCCGCCGCGACCGAAGGCGAGATGGATGCGGGCATCTAGGGTCTCCTCAACCCGGCGATGCATTTCAGTGCGGACAGGTGCATGGAGTAAAGCACCACCGCGACGTTCCGCAACCAAGTTCAGCCAATAGTCCTTTCTGTCCTTCACCGTCAGCCGAACGTGCTCGTCATCGATGCTGAAATACTCGGTCTTGGCGCCGGTGTAGGTGGCGAACCGATGGAAATCCGCACCATGTCGCAAGCCAATCAACAGACCGCGAAACTTCCCACGCCACCAGGGGATCAGGGCAGCTGAGGCAAGCAGCGAGATATCCGGATTGCTGAAGTGGTTGGAGTGCATCCACACATAGGCCGCCGGAAACGCCTGACCCCAATCTTGCTCGATATATCCCCGGCCACCTGCAAGATCGACCGCAGTTCCATTGAAACGAAGTTCACCACTGAGACCATGCCTAAATGACACCACCCCGTGGTAGCACTCCATTGCTGGCGCATAGGCGTACCAGCCCATAGCCCCTGGTGATCGAACTGTCACCGGCCACCGGTCCAGTGGATCGGTGATCGCCACCTCCCCGACCAGCTGCAGGTCGGGCTCATCGATGGCTAAGTTGATCCGGCTGCCAGAGAACTGGTTCGGGCCTACGACGGCGCCGAACCGGTCGGTAGCCGCCCGGTACTCGCTGGCGGGATAGGAAACGTACCAACTCCGCCCACTGTCACCGTCTAGAACTTGGACGAAGGCCTCTTCCGCGCCATCGGCGGACCGAAACAAGCCGGGGATCACTGCCATCCGGAAATTTCGGTCAGCACCGACCAGTTTGACGTACCAGCCCTCGAAATAGGGTGCCTTGCCGCGGTCGTGACCCGCCTCTGGATGCCAGATGCGGGAGAAGGTGGAACGGTCGATCACCTCGCCAGCCTAAGGGGCGACGGTGGGCTTCGGGTACCCTAAGGCCGTCACTGTTCGTCGGTGGCGTGGAGATGTCGCCTAGTCTGGTTTATGGCGCCCGCCTGCTAAGCGGGTTGAGGTTTTAAGACCTCTCGAGGGTTCAAATCCCTCCATCTCCGCGGTTGTTGGTGCCCGATCCGGCTTGCCCGGGTTGGGCACTAACAAATTTGGACACTGGGGAGCCGGAGATCGCGTCAGCGCGGGAGGTTTCCCTCCATTTCCGCCAACATCAAGCGCCTGCCCGACCAAGATTCCACCCTCGCTATGTGCCGGAGCTCCGGTCGAGTCTGCCAGCCGGCTGCGGCTCTTCGCCGTACCTCGGCGAACCGTCAGAAGGCATCGCGCTCACCCGAGCGCTAGCGTTTCTGTGCAACCACCCGACCAGGGAGCCAATGTGAAGATTGCTATCGGTGTCGGTGACGACGATGCGAGTGCGGATGCCATGGCGCTCGGGGCAGCCCTGGGCAGAAGTTTCGACGACGTACACAACATTTTGGTGCACATCTACGACAACAACCATGACTTCGTTGCTCGGGCAGGGGTCGAGTTTGACTGGGAGGAACACTCCCGGGCGCAGGCCGCGAAGATTGTCGCTAACGCAGCACAAGAGATGGCTGATCGGCAAGGAATCACCGATGTCACTACCGGCATCTCAGGTCACCGCGCCAGTGGGCATGGGCTTGCTGAGTTCGCTCACGATCACGACTGCCGGTGGATTGTGATTGGTAGCGCTCCTGGTGGATCCATCGATCGCTTCATGATCGGCAGCACAGCAAACCAACTGCTTCATGGTGCAGCCACGCCCATCATCCTCACCCCCGGCGGATATCGACGTCGCGAAGTGGAGCAGATCGGTCGGATCGTCGTTACGGTCGCTACTGGTCGGGAGGGAAAGCGAACCATCCGACGAGCTGCAAGAATCGCACGCGGCTCAAAGGCACCACTGCATCTCATCACCATCCTGCTGCACAACCATCGGATGATCGGACCGCTGTCCGCCAAGGATGAAGAAGAGATGATCGAGGCAGCCAAGGCGCGCATTTCGGAACAACAAGCGGAGGCATTGGCCGATCTCGACCTTGGGCCGCTGGAAATCTCCTCAGAAGTGGTTGAGGGCGACACAGTCGCAGACGCCCTCGGACAGGTGTCGTGGTCAGGAGACGACCTGTTGATCGTGCCCTCCTCTCGTGGTGTCCTACATCGGGTTTTTCTGGGCGATATGAACTACAAAATCGTTCGCTCCTCGCAGGTTGCAACTCTGGTACTCCCACGTTTCACGGACTAGTTGCCACGTCCGGTTAAGCGGGCGGGCAAACCTGCCGATGACTCTCTAGTCTGGTGAGCAAGATCATTACCACTGCGTTGCACCGCACTTACGGAGGAACCGATGCCAAACCGCACCTACAGCCTGACCGAAATCGTCGGGACGAGTCCCGAAGGTGTCGACCAGGCAATCCGAAATGGCATCGCACGGGCCTCCCAGACCATGCGGCACATCGACTGGTTCGAGGTGACCCAGATCCGCGGTTACGTGCGGGATGACGTCGATCACTTCCAGGTGACCCTTAAACTCGGTTTCCGGCTGGAAGACGTCGACTAGCGGAATCTTGCCCTAGTCAGTTTCTGCTGACTCCGCCAAAACCCGATAGAGCCGCAGGCGGTTGTAGCGGACAATCATTATTGCAATCGCGTTCACGATCAACGTGAGCACTGCCAGTACCAGCACTAACCACCACTCGGCGAAAAAAATAACCGGCAGCCAGCTCAAACAGGCAAGCCAGTGCACCCACTCCGCCCGGCGCGTCTCGACGATGTAGCCCGTTATCGCTTGTCGATCCTGCAGATCCGGTAACTGATTCTTGGACTCGCCACCAGCCCAGTCTCCGCCTTCCGGGAAACGTCGCTTCCACCACAGCACCCCGAGGCGCTCATACCGCTGTCTGGTATCCCAGCGGGTGAGGTGGAGCGGGCCCGAATCCCCGGAAAGCCACCGCGCGGGCCAATGCGGCGCAGTAAGCCCGACTCCCACCGATAGCAGTGCCACGACAGCGATACCGCCCAACAGCTGAGCGAACAGCTCACCCACTGACAAGCTCAGTGGCCAGTCTCGACTTTGCCGCCTTTGGGCTGGCCCATCGCCGCTAGGAGATCCTCGAACCAGGGTTGGTCGATATCGAACGGCCGACCACCCTTGATACGCGGAAACTCGATTGCTCGTAACTCATCGCCACGCTCAAAATCCTCGCCGATGACGCCACTTTCCCCGCGAAGCGCACAGCTCACGGCAAGGTCCGCGCACTTGCCGATGAGTTCTAGATCAGCGGCATTCGAGGGTGCCGATCGAGCGAAATATCCGCTCTTCCACACCTGGGTTTTCTCGGCTCCCACCATGTCACTGAACTTGTCACCGAACCATTGCCCCGGGTTGATCTTGTCGAGTTTCACATGACCGAAAGCGTCGCGTGGTACGTCTTCGCCCGCGGCTTCCAACTCAGCCACGATCTGTTCCACTCCGGCCCCTTCGGACAGGAAGATGGTGACGTTACCGATCCGATCCATCAACTCGCGTAGCCGAGCAGCCTCCGCCGCAATGTCTAACTCCATTTCGGGCACGTAGACGGCATGTACATCCCATCGCTTCGCGTCTAGGAGCACGTCGGGTACCCACTGCTGTTCGCCTAGCCACTCCCGGTAGACCCGGGCCGTCACAGCCGTCAGCCAACCGCAGTTGCGGCCCATCACTTCGTGGATGATCAATGCTCGTGGGTTCGCGCCATGCTCGGCGACGATGTTGCGGGCGTACAACGCGCTCTGTTCGGCTGCGGTGAAGGCCCCTAACGTCTGTTTGATCGGATAGACATCGTTGTCGATCGTCTTGGGCAGGCCCACCACTGTTAGTTCGTAGCCGTGGTCATGCAGGTAGGCCGCCAGATCTGCCGCAGTGGTGTTGGTGTCGTCACCACCGATCGTGTGCAGCACGTCGACTTTGTCACGGGTCAGTTGCTCGGCAGCGACCTGCAACGGATCTTGCCCCTCAGTCACCAGCCCCCGCTGCACACAGTCCGC
This sequence is a window from Actinomycetes bacterium. Protein-coding genes within it:
- a CDS encoding universal stress protein, translated to MKIAIGVGDDDASADAMALGAALGRSFDDVHNILVHIYDNNHDFVARAGVEFDWEEHSRAQAAKIVANAAQEMADRQGITDVTTGISGHRASGHGLAEFAHDHDCRWIVIGSAPGGSIDRFMIGSTANQLLHGAATPIILTPGGYRRREVEQIGRIVVTVATGREGKRTIRRAARIARGSKAPLHLITILLHNHRMIGPLSAKDEEEMIEAAKARISEQQAEALADLDLGPLEISSEVVEGDTVADALGQVSWSGDDLLIVPSSRGVLHRVFLGDMNYKIVRSSQVATLVLPRFTD
- a CDS encoding pyrophosphate--fructose-6-phosphate 1-phosphotransferase, with translation MTVSKVAFLTAGGLAPCLSTALGNLIKRYTEVDSGIELVAYLDGYQGLLRGDSIPITNEVRERADVLTRFGGSPIGNSRVKLTNVADCVQRGLVTEGQDPLQVAAEQLTRDKVDVLHTIGGDDTNTTAADLAAYLHDHGYELTVVGLPKTIDNDVYPIKQTLGAFTAAEQSALYARNIVAEHGANPRALIIHEVMGRNCGWLTAVTARVYREWLGEQQWVPDVLLDAKRWDVHAVYVPEMELDIAAEAARLRELMDRIGNVTIFLSEGAGVEQIVAELEAAGEDVPRDAFGHVKLDKINPGQWFGDKFSDMVGAEKTQVWKSGYFARSAPSNAADLELIGKCADLAVSCALRGESGVIGEDFERGDELRAIEFPRIKGGRPFDIDQPWFEDLLAAMGQPKGGKVETGH
- a CDS encoding dodecin family protein; the protein is MPNRTYSLTEIVGTSPEGVDQAIRNGIARASQTMRHIDWFEVTQIRGYVRDDVDHFQVTLKLGFRLEDVD
- a CDS encoding alpha/beta-hydrolase family protein codes for the protein MSTTGAAAVGAASGIATAGAASLRPSLTPRSTLHQALVTGMMATTGAVAGAAVGALVRRGPLGERVGPLLGTAVVVGSASLALVRSRRNLHAHAEAHTEWGDSSGSPVLGAGAGVAAAAGLTLAATVTSRGINRVADRLSERFGGPRVLWSAAESAVLAGTTIVAGRALARRTKAHLIAEGKAADSALTAAPSNPYVSGGDESLVRYDTLSREGRRFVHWRVSRKELEEYGAETVQEPLRIFVGIDSEATLSARVDLAMAELERLGAFDRKHLLAICPAGSGYANSVPVEALEIYSAGDCASVVLQYGVLPSMFSVDRIPDAADGYRLLLDRIRVRIEESPRRPQLHLYGESLGAHIAQVALTRTPNLVDEEEAAVMGIDSALFVGSPGGTELRDQLADNPHVVHVDRWEELPAQPPADCQLWFLDHDADPVTRFERQLIRSQPHWLSRAPRGRNVPPDMSWVPIWTWQQVLLDVAYATQSQSGVFRSLGHDYRADLAPLVAAAYCPERQSSAARVQQILAEREIARDQLLSQS
- a CDS encoding tocopherol cyclase family protein; its protein translation is MAVIPGLFRSADGAEEAFVQVLDGDSGRSWYVSYPASEYRAATDRFGAVVGPNQFSGSRINLAIDEPDLQLVGEVAITDPLDRWPVTVRSPGAMGWYAYAPAMECYHGVVSFRHGLSGELRFNGTAVDLAGGRGYIEQDWGQAFPAAYVWMHSNHFSNPDISLLASAALIPWWRGKFRGLLIGLRHGADFHRFATYTGAKTEYFSIDDEHVRLTVKDRKDYWLNLVAERRGGALLHAPVRTEMHRRVEETLDARIHLAFGRGGELLMEDTGEVAGLEVHGDIPTLLGTADR